cccagggAAACATGGCACCAGCTGCGCTGGCCCACCCCTCATAGCTGGACTGGGGATGGTCCCCTGCTGGGGCGTGAGCAGTCAGGGAGCCGCGTGGCATGTAGGCAGAAGGGGTGACGGGCTGCCCTGTGCTGGTGGGGATGATGCCAAGCACCCACCATACCTGCTCAAAGGGGCTCTTGTTCTGCACACCCTTGGCCCCCACAAACACCCAGCTATCCCGGAAGGCCAGCTCCTTGGCGTTCCTGCTGCCCAGCTCGCTGAAGAGCTTTCTGGTCTCTTCATTCATCCTGCAGCATGGGAGGAAGAGGTATCAGCTGTCGCTGCAGAAGGGCAAGGCTGAGGCTGGCCTCCCCAAGTACTTACTTGGTGGCTGGGTCGTCGTAGGATGCCACGAACACCAGGGTGCCTTCGTGCAGTGGCCGAATAAACTTCAACAGGTCGTTGACATCTGGCGGGGGGCAGATGCCACGGAACAGGGGTCATCAGGTACCACTGAGCaccctcccaccagcccctgtTCTCCAAACAAGGAAACAGAAGTAGGGATTGCCCTGGGACATGCCCCGCCAAGGGACAGACTGGTATAGGAAGCTGAGGCATCCCCATGACCTCCCACAGCCTCTAAACCAAGCTGGTGATGCCCCTGTCATTTCCGAAACCAAGGAGGTGACTGAGAAGCCCCAAgtacagacagagagagagcagtGTCTCAGGGGAAGCTGCCCAGGTCATTTTGCTGCAGTCAAAATGCAAGATGCTGCGCTATAACTCACCTCCGGCCCACATGTCAAAGGCCCGGGCCTCGATGAGCTCGCCGCTGACCCCTGTGTCAGGAGGGAGGGCCCTGCTGGGTGAGCCAGGCCAGCCTCAGGGCACGGCAGGCGGGCAGCAACGGGGGGGGCAGCCCTTCTGGAAGCTTTCAAACAGTCCCccaatattcattcatttgttcaggcAGCTGCATCCCACCCCAAGCCATGGTGCCTCTGTCTGGCATTTGAGGCCCTCTGGGGGCTCCATGAAGCACCCCCGACCTCCCAGAACCCTCCCCAGTGCTTTATTTTTTGCCATCGTGCCTTTTTGTTCATTGGGTCACTCCTCTGTGGAGCCTTCGGCTTTGCACAGACTCCTTCCTGGGCCTCCCTGGGAGATCctgaaggggaggggaagggagggcaaACACCCAGAGGCCTcctggggagggagcagggaaggagggCGGCAGGCCACACTCAGCCAGGGGCCTCACCGTTCACCAGGGCGATGTTCAGCCCACGGCCCACGTTGTCCTTGACGCTGCTCATCAGCCTAGTTAGGGGCAGGGGACGGGGAGATCCCACATGGGCACATCTGCTCCACTCTCCCTTGCAGACCCGGCCCTGGatcccccactccctccctgaTCCCCATTCACCCCAGGGAGCTCACATCTTGTCCTCAAGGCAGATCTTGGGCCCAATGACGTTGGCGGCCCCGCTGACCACACGGAAGGCCAGGTGCTCCTCAGGACATGGCTGGGGCAGGCCGCACTTGTACTTCCTGGCCCGTGGCGCTGGGCAGGGATAGCAGGTGTTACCCATGGGCCTGGCCCTGAGGTCACCTGAGATCTGAAGGGGAGGTCAGGACCAGCACACATGGTAGAACAAGTGACCGCAGAGCAGGGAACAAATAGGGGGATGTGGCTCAGGCCAAGGCTGGGGACACTTCCATACTCTATGTCCTACTGGTGAGGCCACAGGAACCCAAGACAGAAGGATTTTCTGTTACTggtgggagaaaagaaaggatgcTGAGGGCTGGCCTGGGCCACTGCACAGCCAGGAACAAAGCAGGGGTGAAGTAAGTCAGGCTGGGGACCTAGCTGCATGGATGAGGCCAACCACAGCAAAGGCAGTGTGGCAGGGGGTAGTGTGGCAGGGGGTGCAGCCTGTCTCCCAATTTTGATGGGGGTTGGTTGGGAGGACTGCAGCAGGATGGCTTCCCTTATGTGTTGAATTCTGTCCCCTCaagatatgttgaagttctaatcTCTGGTACTTCAGAATGTGATGTTTGCAAATAGGCCTTTGCAGAGAAATGAATTCAGATGGGGTCATATTGGAGTAGGTGGGGCCTTAATGCAACATGACTGATGTCCTCATAAGAACGGAAgtgacaaagacacacagagggaagacagccATGGGACACTGGAGGAAGAGACAGGAGTGATACAGCCAGAGGCCAAGGTATGCCTGGGGCCACTGGAACCTGGGGAGGTCAGAAGGACCTTCCTGTAGAACTTTCAGAGTGAGTGCCGCCCtggtgacaccttgatttcagacttctggtttTCAGAATGGGGAGAgaatccatttctgttgtttaagccacccagttgaaATGGCAGTTCCAGGAAATGGATACAGGTTTTGGCACCAGAAGTGTCATGCTTAggtaacaaatacctaaaaatgtggaaatggctttggaactgggtagtcAGTAAAggcctgtcttagtccatttgctgtggccataacagaataccacagactgggtaatttataaagacaacagattcatttggctcatgattctggaggctgggaagtccaaaagcaTGGCGCTGGCATCTGGTAAGGGTCATCCTGTGGCAGAAAGGTGGAAGGCAGAAGCAAGCATatgagacacagaaaaaaagggGGCTGAACTTCAAGGTAATTAACTTACCCATAGTAAtggcattcatccattcatgagggcagagccctcatgacctaactaCCTCAAAAAGGTCCTGCTCTCAAGACCAACACATTGacatatttcaacatgagttttggagacaACATTTAAACCACATCAAGGCTGTAGAAGTTTGAGGTACATGTTAGAAAAGGTCTGGATTGCCTTTAAGAGACTGTTGGTAGGAGTATGGATGTTAAAGGTAATTCTGGTGAGAGGAGGGGAGAGCAATAGACACAGCCTCTGTGGTCTTAGAGAATACAAACATCATCATGAACAGAACGTTGCTAGAAACATGAATGTTAAAGGTGCTTTTGGGTTGGGTGTGGTGATTCACGCatgtgatcccagcaccttgggaggccaaggcaggagcatcacttgaggccagctgatcaagaccagcctgggcaacatagtgagaccccatctctacaaaaaatacaaaataagctagctgtggtggtgcatgcctgtaatcccagctactcaggaggctgaggcaggagaatcacttgagctatgattgcaccactgccctccagtctgggtgagagagcaagaccctgtctcaaaacattcaaaaaataaataataaaagaaaaagaaaaagaaaggtgctTTTGGTTAAGCCTGAGAGGAAAATGAGGGACATGTTTTTCAGTTATTGGGCACTGGAGGAAAGCTGATGCTTGTTATAAAGGAACTTGgcccaggcgtgatggctcacacctataatcccagcactttgggaggctgaggtgggaggatcacttgaggtcaggagtttgagaccagcctgaccaacatggtgaaacctcatctctactaaatacgaaaattagttgggtgtggtggcaggtgcctgtaatcccggctaatcaggaggctgaggtgagagaacagcttgaacccgggaggcagaggttgcagtgagccaggattcctctactgcactccagcctgggtgacagagcaagactctgtctcaaaaaaaaaaaaaaagaccttggtTGAATGTgttctagtgttttgtggaaAGGAGAATGTGTAAGTGCTGAGTGCTGAACTTGGATATTCAGCTGAGGAGATTTCCAAGCAAAGTGTTGAGCGCATAGCCTGacttctccttgctgcttatagtaaaatgtaagAGGAGAGACATGAGGAAGAAACTGTTGAGCACAAAGGAGCCAGAAagcaaagatgtggaaaattCTCGGCCTAATCATGTTACAAAAACTGCAAAAGTGTCCCCTGGAGAGAAGAGCAAGGCTGTTCAAGCGTTTGTCCCAGAGCTGAGGTATGTGACTTGTGGGTCCACTCAACCCTTTCAGCAGAAATCTGCAATGAAGATGGGGTTATCTAGGAAGCGTCTGTAGGAAAATTCTGGCTTTATAGCTTGGACCCTATAACTTGCACAAGAGACCAACAAGGCTCTTGAGAATCGTATACCAGCAGAAACACTGCTGACCTGGAGTGAAGGGGGCGGAGATAAGATGAAGGGACGGAAGGGTGGTCCCGAGGGTGGGGCTGTCTCCTGTTTCAGAGCATGGGGTCATTCCGGCAGGCCCAGAAAAAAGAATCTCAGGTCACAGAGGATTCCTGATTCCCCTCAGGCCTTGAAACCAAATGAATTTTGCCCTGCTGGGCTTTGGGCTTGCTTGGGACTGGtgacctctttcttccttccaagtTGCCCTTTTGCAAGTGGGAGTACCTATCCTAGGCCGGCCCACTATCACGTTCAGGCAGGAAGTCACTCAGTTTCTAGGTTTCCAGTGGTGAGCAGCCCCCGTGAACCGCGATAGCTGGTTTTGGgaggaataaatggaaaacagaagccCTACAGGACTGGGAGCAGGCAGGGGCATCACAAAGGGAAGGGAGGTGACAGGGGCCTTACCTGCAGTCACCGAGCTCTCTGGACCTGTGGATACAGAGTGGTTTCTGTTAGTGTGGAGCCTCCCAGGGCCTGCGGCAGGGCAGCCTGGCCCTCCTTACACCGTGAAGTGTAAACACAGGCAGTCAGGCTCAGGGGCTGGGGGCTAAGCCAGGCTGACCTTGGCATGCTTCCCGCTCAAGTGTAAGTCATGTTCAGATGAAAAACTCCCTACTCCAGGAACAGGGGGAAACGGATTAGAAAAAGTACTTAGATGAcctggccgggcatagtggctcatgcctgtagcacttttggaggccgaggcgggtagattgcttgagcccaggagtttgagaccagcctgggcaacatggtgaaaccccatctctactaaaaacacaataataataataataattagccgggtttggtggtgcgcacctgtagtctcagctacttgggaggctgaggcactagaatcgcttgaacccaggagatagaggttgcagtgaaccgagatcgcaccactgcactccagcctgggagacaaagtgagacactgtctcagtcaaacaaataaaaaagtactTAGGTGACCTATTACCAGTCAACAAGGTGTAGAGTCCCCTCTCCATCTCAGAGCCTACAGGGAGCAACCCGGGCATCACTCCCCATGTTCAGTGGAAGCTCCCTGCCCCTTACTCTGGCCCTACTGACTCCAGTTGGGCACAGAATTCTAGTGATCGGGTATTGGCTTTCCTAGATGAAGCAACTGGgtggtgggggaggctgtgcCTGATGTCAGGAGACAGACTGGGGACAGCCAAAGGTAGCCTGCCAGGGAGGAGATAGAAAACCCAAGTCAACCCCCAACCCCAAGCCTCAACCACACGCCCATGTGGCCACCTTGGTGGCCTCCAGAGAAGGATAAGGCGGGGTCCCACACTCACTGGTGAAGAGTTGCTGGATGCGAGGAAAGCCACTGCCAGGCCCACCCAGGAGGATGCTGACCACGATCCATGTGAGACCCACACTGACGACTAGGGCCACAATGCGGAGAGGGCCTGCAGGCAGGACAGACGCGGGGTGGGGTCACCTCAGATACCAGCGAACCCCAGAATGACCCCATAGCCTTGCATGACTGGATCTCCCCTGCCACTTGGGAAGAAGTGGCTGGAGGACAAAGAGGTGGAGAGCTGTTGCCTTCCACCAGGCCTGAGAGGGAGACTTGAGCTCCCTGGCAGGTGGAAAGAGGaaactgagttcaaatcctaagGCTGCTGGGTTTGGTTCTCCCTGGCGGGTCTGAGAGGGGACTCTCTGCTCGAGAAGGGCTCCATCCCTCTTTCCAAGAACCCCCTCAACTTCCTGCCTCTGAAACCACCAATATATTTGGGTACCCACCtgcccctcctttcctcctgttGAGGGAGAAGGGTCCCTACTCCCTTTTAAGACCAGTcccagccaggcgcagtagctcacgcctgtaatcccagaactttgggaggccgaggcgggtagatcacgaggtcaggtgttcgagaccagcctgaaaaacatggtgaaaccccgcctctactgaaaatacaaaaattagc
The sequence above is drawn from the Theropithecus gelada isolate Dixy chromosome X, Tgel_1.0, whole genome shotgun sequence genome and encodes:
- the FAM3A gene encoding protein FAM3A isoform X1, whose amino-acid sequence is MRLAGPLRIVALVVSVGLTWIVVSILLGGPGSGFPRIQQLFTSPESSVTAAPRARKYKCGLPQPCPEEHLAFRVVSGAANVIGPKICLEDKMLMSSVKDNVGRGLNIALVNGVSGELIEARAFDMWAGDVNDLLKFIRPLHEGTLVFVASYDDPATKMNEETRKLFSELGSRNAKELAFRDSWVFVGAKGVQNKSPFEQHVKNSKHTNKYEGWPEALEMEGCIPRRSTAS
- the FAM3A gene encoding protein FAM3A isoform X3, whose amino-acid sequence is MRLAGPESSVTAAPRARKYKCGLPQPCPEEHLAFRVVSGAANVIGPKICLEDKMLMSSVKDNVGRGLNIALVNGVSGELIEARAFDMWAGDVNDLLKFIRPLHEGTLVFVASYDDPATKMNEETRKLFSELGSRNAKELAFRDSWVFVGAKGVQNKSPFEQHVKNSKHTNKYEGWPEALEMEGCIPRRSTAS
- the FAM3A gene encoding protein FAM3A isoform X2, with amino-acid sequence MRLAGPLRIVALVVSVGLTWIVVSILLGGPGSGFPRIQQLFTSPESSVTAAPRARKYKCGLPQPCPEEHLAFRVVSGAANVIGPKICLEDKMLMSSVKDNVGRGLNIALVNDVNDLLKFIRPLHEGTLVFVASYDDPATKMNEETRKLFSELGSRNAKELAFRDSWVFVGAKGVQNKSPFEQHVKNSKHTNKYEGWPEALEMEGCIPRRSTAS